The following is a genomic window from Bactrocera tryoni isolate S06 chromosome 2, CSIRO_BtryS06_freeze2, whole genome shotgun sequence.
tatttcgattttgataaaataaaattaaatttaattaaattaacatagCACCGATCACCTTACAAAACTGCCGAACCAAATCTgacaaaacttttatatttaatcCTCTCGAATTACAGTTCCCGCCTGTAAATTACCGCCGATGCCATTGCTCTGCGACAATAAGCTGCACCGTTATGCCTACAATGCCGCCACCGGAAATTGTGTGAGCCTCTATACCAGCAGCTGTGCTACAAATACAATGACGAAATATTTTCTCACCTTCGAGGAATGTCGACGCGATAATATGCCAATACTGCGCTATTAAAAATGATGGCGCATACCAAAAGTCCATTTTAAATATCTGTGAATTAATAAAGCAATCATTCCGATTTGAAAAAATCCTTTTAATTTCAtacgcacataaatatatacatatttatattttaattttatttaaaatattacgtatataaataataaaaatattaagtaaattgtgttttttattatGCTTGGTAAGTACTtgctaaaaatcaaaaacttttcaCTTAACATCACACTTGCGTTCTGTCTACCAATAGCACGATCACAAATATGTGTGCGTACTGTACCGATTTTCTCTGCGTACTGTACCTGTGTGCACATGGTTGGTGTCTGTGGTTTTCGCATTTACTATTTATACTGTACATGCGATCGTGGTGGTTTGCGGCTCGACTAAACGTGGCTGCTTGCTTGTTTGGTGGCGTTTCTGGGCGCCTGGTGCAAATCGTGAAATTGTAACATTCGCGGCGATCGCTTTCAGCCACTCAGGGGTGACcagaacaaattttatttttattttgcaattaatgCAAATAAACTGAataatcgtgtatgtctgctcaaaaatattataaaaataaaacaaaagttaattaTGCGTAATTAATACTTTATGCATTTATTGTTCATAATATtagtatacatttttaaataaatacgttttaaataaaatacaagaatttattgctttttaatcGTAGCAATCAGCATACAGGTAAGCAGATGTTATCTATATCTTCAGATTACTTTCTTCACATTTAAAGCCGCTTCTAAGCAGTTACATCTAGTGCCACACGAATCAGCAAACATTTACTCTTATTTATTCGGACTTCACGCTTGATCGtccaaatttaaaatgattattAAGAATATGGTCATCAAAATCATTTATTCAAGCCATCTTTGATTCTTTTTCAACGCCggataaactaaataaatatttaataaaagaaaaaaagttaaaactacTTTacgatacaaaaaataataatttcgaagtatgtatgtaaatatatttaggtaGGTCTATAAATATAAGTGATGCTATTATTCACACTACCATGTAGATGCTTTATTAAAAACCACAGGTATCTTTTGGATGAACATGCACTACAGAAGTGGAAATTTGATCAGTCTACGTCAATGAGGAAATGCAGCCATTATACGGGACGAAAACTTTGACTTTCGATTGCCTTAGAAGATACTTTGAAGCCattatagttacatacatacaagtacatacatatatgcactatatgtatacatacaagtatgtggaATAATAGCATTAATGTGTTTACAGAATTTGATTAGTGGTTTACCGAAGAAGAGACCACTAAAACCAGCGaataatttttgtgatttattatttagaataattataacaattaaatcaaatacCGAATAAAATCtcctaaaaaaattagtttccaATGAATCGCTTGATATCTTGACCTTTATATTATGTGAAGCGATTTCATATCATTActtattgatatacatattttcgcGGTGATTATAAGCatagttttttatacaaagtttGTAACGTTCAGAAGGAAACCTCGAAGACGTTACATAAACGAtcaacgtgacgagctgagttgttTTAGCCGTATCCGTcagtatatactcgtatacgaACTAGCCTTTcaaattttgagatatcgatctgatcGCACACGTCTTTTTCTTCCCAAGAGGCCCGGAATCGCAAATTTCGGATCAGTATCAAATTCTTGAATGGAAGCTCTGCTAtttatcaagatatcttcatgaaatttagcatagattattgtctaagacaaCACGAAGTTGGTGCAGGGGTATACAGTGGTATTACGGAAAGTAATaaaactgagtcgatttaaaaaaattgtctaaaccaatcgttacaattcattaaaaaccttg
Proteins encoded in this region:
- the LOC120768302 gene encoding uncharacterized protein LOC120768302; amino-acid sequence: MLRFERFDFLPLRRVIVMLLLLVCATQKIYADNSLAVNRSVPACKLPPMPLLCDNKLHRYAYNAATGNCVSLYTSSCATNTMTKYFLTFEECRRDNMPILRY